Proteins from a single region of Rhodovibrio salinarum DSM 9154:
- the bla gene encoding class A beta-lactamase encodes MRFTASILLRVAAGVTLGLSMNMIASAATPRAKLADTVAQIEQSLDARVGVAVVDTGSGEAWTHRPDERFLMNSTAKVPICGAILAQADDGELALSETLPVHESDLLSYAPVTSEHVGDRMSLTQLCLAALDMSDNTASNLLLDRLGGPEVVTELFRNADDPVSRLDRREPEMNSFAKGDPRDTTTPIAMAETMRALLLGDVLTPASREQLAEWMSHGAVTQELLRSHAPDGWVIADKSGSGSQTRNIIALISPPNAAPWIVTIFISDAKADFATRNAALKEVSAAVMAMIRS; translated from the coding sequence ATGCGGTTTACCGCCTCCATCCTGTTGCGCGTCGCGGCAGGGGTCACCCTTGGCTTGTCCATGAACATGATCGCTTCGGCCGCGACCCCGCGAGCGAAGCTGGCCGATACCGTTGCGCAGATCGAGCAAAGCCTCGACGCGCGGGTCGGTGTTGCTGTCGTGGACACCGGCTCGGGCGAAGCATGGACCCATCGTCCAGATGAGCGCTTTCTCATGAACAGCACGGCGAAAGTGCCGATCTGTGGGGCGATCCTCGCGCAGGCCGATGATGGCGAGCTTGCCTTGTCTGAGACGTTGCCTGTCCACGAGAGCGATCTGCTCTCCTATGCTCCCGTAACCTCGGAGCATGTCGGGGATCGCATGAGCCTCACCCAGCTTTGCCTTGCCGCTCTCGACATGAGCGATAACACCGCGAGCAACCTATTGCTCGACCGCTTGGGGGGTCCCGAAGTCGTCACGGAACTTTTCCGGAATGCGGATGATCCGGTCAGTCGGCTCGACCGGCGTGAGCCGGAGATGAACAGCTTCGCGAAAGGCGATCCGCGTGACACCACGACGCCGATCGCTATGGCAGAGACGATGCGTGCGCTTCTGCTGGGGGATGTGCTCACTCCAGCCTCCCGCGAACAGCTGGCAGAATGGATGAGTCATGGCGCCGTGACCCAGGAGTTGCTGCGCAGCCATGCCCCTGACGGCTGGGTGATTGCCGATAAATCCGGCAGCGGCAGCCAGACGCGCAATATCATCGCGCTGATCTCGCCGCCGAACGCGGCCCCTTGGATCGTCACGATCTTCATTTCGGACGCGAAAGCGGATTTCGCAACACGCAACGCGGCGCTCAAGGAGGTGTCTGCAGCGGTCATGGCCATGATCCGCAGCTAG
- a CDS encoding GntR family transcriptional regulator has product MSDKASDGSDDSLAGDPVPESARARPSRDTDPALPARERAYRDMRYRILEGGLAPGTTLLETELAALLSMSRTPIREAAIRLEKEGLVTIRPRHGITVRALSLDDLAEIYEVFSALEVRAAGLAALRGLAPETVTRMRGLLDAMEQATRRDQIEYWSRLDDAFHSAIAAASGNPRLQSTLRLYWDQQYRARLAIVPLRSRPTRSDAEHRAIFEAICAGDEAEAERLMRGHRERADAQTLELLRSRPSEAHGGTA; this is encoded by the coding sequence ATGAGCGATAAGGCGTCGGACGGCAGCGACGACAGCCTGGCCGGCGATCCCGTTCCCGAGAGCGCGCGCGCCCGGCCGAGCCGCGATACCGACCCGGCCTTGCCGGCGCGCGAGCGCGCCTACCGGGACATGCGCTACCGTATCCTCGAAGGCGGGCTGGCCCCTGGCACCACGTTGCTGGAGACCGAACTCGCCGCGCTGCTCTCGATGAGCCGAACCCCGATCCGCGAGGCGGCGATCCGGCTCGAGAAGGAGGGGCTGGTTACCATCCGGCCGCGCCATGGCATCACCGTGCGCGCGCTCTCGCTCGACGACCTTGCCGAGATCTACGAGGTATTCTCCGCGCTCGAGGTGCGCGCTGCCGGGTTGGCGGCGTTGCGGGGACTCGCGCCGGAGACGGTGACGCGCATGCGCGGCCTGCTCGATGCCATGGAGCAGGCGACCCGGCGTGATCAGATCGAGTATTGGTCCCGTCTCGACGACGCGTTTCACTCGGCCATCGCTGCGGCCTCCGGCAATCCGCGTCTGCAATCGACCCTGCGCCTCTATTGGGATCAACAGTATCGTGCCCGGCTCGCGATCGTGCCTCTGAGGTCCCGCCCCACCCGCTCCGATGCTGAGCACCGCGCCATCTTCGAGGCGATTTGTGCGGGTGACGAAGCCGAAGCGGAGCGGCTGATGCGGGGGCACCGCGAGCGCGCCGACGCCCAGACCCTGGAACTCCTGAGGAGTCGGCCGTCCGAGGCGCATGGGGGCACAGCCTGA
- the pabB gene encoding aminodeoxychorismate synthase component I: MRVLLVDNYDSFTYNLYQLIAQTVGRPPVVVRNDDPIFRVEDVPQFDAVVISPGPGRPDVPSDFGLSGPILDAGERPVLGVCLGHQGICSVAGAKVVSAPTLMHGRLSAVRSPLFAGIPSPFEVVRYHSLIAEALPGSIEVLARTSDDVLMAVAHRERPQWGVQFHPESICTQYGRRLIQNFQRISTERHARRGRTVAVGAPYPDSAGACPGFTDPGPEGDAEGQSSRAPIWRLRTRVVAQRAPAEQLFEALFAQSDTAFWLDSSGGAPALSRFSFMGNGRGPYARRAFADVRAGTVVVETHAGRTVLKEGLFDWLKAEMARNSVAAPDLPFGFALGWVGYLGYELKAECGGADAHAAPDPDAGLLFADRGLAFDHARGEVWVMALEPGEGDDGAAETWMEAVAEALREVAPTPSSGTEAGQSLGPLQLRHDRDAYLRRIRKSLDAIAAGESYEVCLTNMLSASGRMPPLATYRELRRISPAPFAAYLRFGDLAVLSSSPERFLSITSAGQIEAKPIKGTRRRGCDEAEDRRIREELATCEKDRSENLMIVDLLRNDLGVCAEVGSVRVDKIFDVETYATVHQLVSTVAARLRRDVSPVDCVRAAFPGGSMTGAPKIRTMAIIDALEDGPRGIYSGALGYFSLNGAVDLSIVIRTLVMRPDGVQYGVGGAIVALSDPEEEYEEMAVKTSPLSRLTGQAFPGARYRDADGAAPPEHSGAEETQ, encoded by the coding sequence ATGCGTGTCCTGCTCGTCGATAACTACGATTCCTTCACCTACAACCTCTACCAGTTGATCGCCCAAACGGTTGGTCGGCCCCCAGTCGTGGTGCGTAACGACGATCCGATCTTCCGGGTCGAAGACGTGCCGCAATTCGACGCTGTTGTGATCTCTCCGGGGCCCGGGCGGCCCGACGTGCCGTCGGATTTCGGCCTCTCCGGCCCGATCCTGGACGCCGGTGAGCGGCCGGTCCTGGGGGTGTGTCTGGGCCACCAGGGCATCTGCTCCGTGGCCGGGGCCAAGGTGGTGTCGGCGCCGACGCTGATGCATGGGCGGCTGTCGGCCGTGCGCTCGCCGCTGTTCGCCGGGATTCCCAGCCCCTTCGAGGTGGTGCGCTATCACTCGCTGATCGCCGAGGCGTTGCCCGGGTCGATCGAGGTGCTGGCGCGCACATCGGACGACGTTCTGATGGCGGTGGCGCACCGGGAGCGTCCTCAATGGGGCGTTCAGTTCCACCCCGAATCAATTTGCACCCAGTACGGCCGGAGACTGATCCAGAACTTCCAGCGTATCAGCACCGAGAGGCACGCGCGTCGGGGCCGGACGGTGGCTGTCGGGGCACCTTACCCAGATTCCGCGGGGGCTTGCCCCGGCTTCACCGACCCCGGGCCGGAGGGTGATGCTGAGGGCCAGAGTAGCAGGGCGCCGATTTGGCGTCTGCGCACCCGGGTGGTGGCGCAGCGCGCTCCGGCCGAACAGCTGTTCGAGGCGTTGTTCGCTCAATCGGACACGGCATTTTGGCTCGACAGCAGTGGGGGAGCTCCTGCGCTCAGCCGGTTTTCGTTTATGGGCAATGGCCGTGGACCTTATGCCCGCCGGGCTTTTGCCGACGTGCGTGCCGGCACCGTCGTTGTCGAGACCCATGCCGGGCGAACGGTGCTCAAGGAGGGACTCTTCGACTGGCTCAAGGCCGAGATGGCGCGGAACTCCGTGGCGGCACCCGATCTGCCGTTCGGCTTCGCGCTCGGGTGGGTGGGGTATCTGGGGTACGAATTGAAAGCCGAGTGTGGCGGCGCGGACGCGCACGCCGCGCCGGACCCCGACGCGGGCCTGCTGTTCGCCGACCGGGGGCTGGCCTTCGACCATGCCCGAGGGGAGGTCTGGGTCATGGCCCTGGAACCGGGAGAGGGGGACGACGGCGCGGCCGAGACCTGGATGGAAGCCGTCGCCGAGGCGCTGCGCGAGGTCGCTCCGACGCCGTCATCAGGGACCGAGGCCGGTCAGTCCCTGGGTCCCTTGCAGCTCCGCCACGACCGCGACGCCTATCTGCGGCGGATCCGGAAAAGTCTCGACGCGATCGCCGCGGGGGAGAGCTACGAGGTCTGCCTGACCAACATGCTGTCCGCGTCGGGCCGCATGCCGCCGCTCGCCACCTACCGCGAGCTACGGCGGATCAGCCCGGCGCCGTTCGCGGCTTATCTGCGGTTCGGCGACCTTGCGGTACTCAGCAGCTCTCCCGAACGCTTCCTGAGCATTACGTCTGCAGGCCAGATCGAGGCGAAGCCGATCAAGGGGACCCGGCGGCGGGGCTGCGACGAAGCAGAGGATCGGCGCATCCGGGAGGAGCTCGCGACTTGCGAGAAAGACCGGTCGGAGAACCTGATGATCGTGGATCTCCTGCGCAACGACCTGGGCGTTTGCGCCGAGGTGGGCAGCGTCCGGGTCGACAAGATCTTCGATGTCGAGACCTATGCCACGGTGCACCAGTTAGTCAGCACCGTTGCCGCGCGCTTGCGACGTGACGTCAGCCCGGTGGATTGCGTGCGGGCGGCCTTCCCGGGCGGGTCGATGACCGGTGCGCCGAAGATCCGCACGATGGCCATCATCGACGCGCTGGAGGACGGGCCGCGCGGAATCTACTCAGGTGCGCTCGGCTACTTCTCGCTCAACGGCGCGGTCGATCTGAGCATCGTCATTCGCACCCTGGTCATGCGTCCGGACGGCGTGCAGTACGGTGTCGGCGGGGCGATCGTCGCTCTTTCGGACCCCGAAGAGGAATACGAAGAGATGGCTGTGAAGACGAGCCCGCTCAGCCGTCTGACGGGTCAGGCCTTCCCGGGCGCGCGCTACCGGGATGCCGATGGGGCTGCGCCGCCGGAGCATAGCGGGGCGGAAGAGACCCAATAG
- a CDS encoding fumarylacetoacetate hydrolase family protein → MKLVRYGPKGAEKPGLVDNQGTLRDLSGHVDDIAGDTLSDAGLDRLRGIDPASLTAVEGAPRFGPCVGGVRKIACIGLNYSDHAAESNMAEPSEPIIFMKAVSALCGPNDDVEKPRGSEKMDWEVELAIVIGTRAKYVSEADAMNHVAGFAVMNDVSERGFQQERQGQWTKGKSHDTFGPLGPWLVTRDEVGDPHELDMWLDVNGERKQTGATSTLIFNVPHLISYISQFMTLEPGDVISTGTPPGVGQGMRPQQFLNVGDVMELGVEKLGNQRQRVVAA, encoded by the coding sequence ATGAAACTCGTGCGCTACGGCCCGAAGGGCGCGGAGAAGCCGGGTCTGGTTGATAACCAGGGCACGCTCCGCGACCTCAGCGGCCATGTCGACGACATTGCCGGCGACACGCTTTCGGATGCCGGACTCGATCGCTTGCGCGGTATCGACCCGGCGTCGCTGACGGCTGTCGAGGGGGCGCCCCGCTTCGGCCCCTGCGTCGGCGGGGTTCGCAAGATCGCCTGCATCGGCCTCAACTACTCGGATCACGCTGCCGAGAGCAATATGGCGGAACCGAGCGAGCCGATCATCTTCATGAAGGCCGTCTCGGCGCTCTGCGGGCCGAATGACGACGTCGAGAAGCCGCGCGGCTCGGAGAAGATGGACTGGGAGGTCGAGCTCGCCATCGTCATCGGCACCCGGGCGAAATACGTCTCCGAGGCGGACGCGATGAACCACGTCGCCGGCTTCGCCGTCATGAACGACGTCTCGGAGCGCGGCTTCCAGCAGGAACGCCAGGGCCAATGGACCAAGGGTAAGAGCCACGACACGTTCGGCCCGCTCGGCCCGTGGCTGGTCACGCGCGACGAGGTGGGCGATCCCCACGAGCTTGATATGTGGCTCGACGTGAACGGCGAGCGCAAGCAGACAGGCGCGACCAGCACGCTGATCTTTAACGTGCCGCACCTGATTTCCTACATTTCTCAGTTCATGACGCTGGAGCCGGGCGATGTGATCTCGACCGGCACGCCGCCGGGTGTCGGCCAGGGCATGCGGCCCCAGCAGTTCCTGAACGTGGGCGACGTCATGGAGCTTGGCGTCGAGAAGCTGGGGAACCAGCGTCAGCGGGTCGTCGCCGCCTGA
- a CDS encoding NAD(P)-dependent oxidoreductase, with protein MADLRVGFVGVGLMGHGMAKNIVEAGYSLSVLGHRNRTPVEDLTSRGAEEAADVAALATAADLVFLCLPGSPQVEATIETLLGSGFQGTVVDCSTSNPVSTRQLAARCQEVGVAFLDAPLSRTPKEAWAGTLDCMVGGSEADFARVRPVIDCWAGRILHVGEVGAGHTMKLLNNFLSLGYATLYSEALAIGAKNGVDAATFHEVISGGRMDCGFYQTFMAYVVGGDPEAHRFALTNAHKDMRYLVSLANESGIASHVSSAVKNGFAAADAQGRGADYLPTLYDFVQQMNGIGRDER; from the coding sequence ATGGCAGATTTGAGGGTCGGCTTCGTCGGCGTTGGCCTGATGGGCCACGGTATGGCGAAGAACATCGTTGAGGCGGGCTATTCCCTGAGCGTGCTCGGCCATCGCAACCGGACGCCGGTCGAGGACCTGACGAGCCGGGGCGCCGAAGAAGCTGCGGACGTGGCCGCCCTGGCAACAGCCGCCGACCTCGTGTTCCTCTGCCTGCCCGGCAGCCCGCAGGTGGAAGCCACGATCGAAACGCTGTTGGGAAGCGGGTTCCAGGGGACCGTGGTGGATTGCTCGACCTCGAACCCGGTTTCCACCCGTCAGCTCGCCGCGCGCTGCCAGGAGGTTGGCGTCGCCTTCCTCGACGCGCCGCTCAGCCGGACGCCGAAGGAGGCCTGGGCGGGCACGCTCGACTGCATGGTCGGCGGGAGCGAGGCCGATTTCGCCCGCGTGCGCCCGGTGATCGACTGCTGGGCCGGCCGCATCCTCCATGTCGGGGAGGTCGGCGCCGGGCATACGATGAAGCTGCTCAACAATTTCCTCTCGCTCGGTTACGCCACGCTGTATTCCGAGGCGCTGGCGATTGGCGCGAAGAACGGCGTCGATGCCGCGACCTTCCACGAGGTGATCTCGGGCGGGCGGATGGACTGCGGTTTCTACCAGACGTTCATGGCCTATGTGGTCGGCGGCGACCCGGAGGCGCATCGCTTCGCCCTGACCAACGCCCACAAGGACATGCGCTACCTGGTGTCGCTCGCCAATGAAAGCGGGATCGCCAGCCATGTCTCGTCGGCGGTCAAGAACGGCTTTGCGGCCGCCGATGCGCAGGGGCGCGGCGCGGACTACCTGCCGACGCTCTACGATTTCGTCCAGCAGATGAACGGCATCGGACGCGATGAGCGATAA
- a CDS encoding TRAP transporter large permease — MLEFQALGIEAGSLVMFAMLLGLLITGMPLAFVTILVALIFALGWFGPMAVPIVTTRIYSFITQYVFVSVPMFVLMASILDRSGIARDLFDAMRLAAGRLRGGVGVQTLLVAVVLAAMSGIIGGEIVLLGLLALPQMLRLGYDRRLAIGIVCSGGALGTMIPPSIVLIIYGLSANVSISELFTASFVPGLMLASLYTAYVLITGYRNPEMAPVPTDEGEEDVSLARKLALLKGLILPLLVVVFVLGSIYGGIASVTEASAIGVIGVVLSTIIRGEFNWKMMSDAAMQTLRTCGMIVWIGVGATALIGVYNLMGGIDFVERTLTGVSDEPLVVLIVMMLILAVLGMFLDWVGIALLTIPIFAPIVSSLGYDLIWFGVLFALNMQISFLSPPFGPAAFYLKSVAPSDISLGLIFRSLLPFIALQLLALVLVMSFPELALWYK; from the coding sequence ATGCTTGAATTCCAGGCCCTCGGCATCGAGGCGGGCAGCCTCGTCATGTTCGCCATGCTGCTGGGGTTGCTCATCACCGGCATGCCGCTCGCCTTCGTGACCATCCTCGTGGCGCTGATCTTCGCGCTGGGCTGGTTCGGGCCGATGGCGGTGCCGATCGTCACGACGCGGATCTATTCTTTCATCACACAGTACGTCTTCGTCTCGGTGCCGATGTTCGTACTGATGGCATCGATACTCGACCGATCAGGAATCGCACGCGACCTGTTCGACGCCATGCGCCTGGCGGCCGGACGGCTGCGCGGCGGCGTCGGCGTGCAGACATTGCTGGTGGCGGTCGTGCTCGCCGCGATGTCGGGCATCATCGGCGGCGAGATCGTGCTGCTCGGCCTGCTCGCGCTGCCGCAAATGCTGCGCCTCGGCTACGACCGGCGGCTGGCGATCGGCATCGTCTGTTCGGGCGGCGCGCTCGGCACCATGATCCCGCCCTCGATCGTGCTGATCATCTATGGGTTGTCGGCCAACGTCTCAATCAGCGAACTCTTTACCGCTTCGTTCGTCCCGGGGCTGATGCTGGCCTCGCTCTATACCGCCTACGTGCTGATCACCGGTTACCGTAACCCGGAGATGGCGCCCGTCCCCACCGACGAGGGCGAAGAAGATGTATCGCTCGCGCGCAAGCTTGCGCTGCTGAAGGGACTGATCCTGCCGCTGCTCGTGGTGGTGTTCGTGCTCGGGTCGATCTACGGCGGCATCGCCTCCGTGACCGAAGCTTCGGCGATCGGCGTGATCGGCGTGGTGCTGTCGACGATCATCCGGGGCGAGTTCAATTGGAAGATGATGTCCGACGCGGCGATGCAGACCCTGCGCACCTGCGGGATGATCGTCTGGATCGGTGTTGGCGCGACCGCCTTGATCGGCGTCTACAACCTGATGGGCGGGATCGACTTCGTCGAACGCACGCTCACGGGCGTCTCCGACGAGCCGCTGGTGGTCCTGATCGTGATGATGCTCATCCTCGCGGTGCTGGGGATGTTCCTCGACTGGGTGGGCATCGCGCTTCTCACCATCCCGATCTTCGCGCCGATCGTGTCCTCGCTCGGCTACGACCTGATCTGGTTCGGCGTTCTGTTCGCGCTCAACATGCAGATCTCGTTCCTGTCGCCGCCCTTCGGGCCCGCGGCGTTCTACCTGAAGAGCGTGGCTCCATCGGATATCTCGCTTGGACTGATCTTCCGATCGCTCTTGCCCTTCATCGCGCTCCAGCTGCTCGCGCTGGTGCTGGTGATGAGCTTCCCGGAGCTGGCGCTCTGGTATAAATAA
- a CDS encoding SDR family NAD(P)-dependent oxidoreductase, whose translation MNKIDMDNRVAVITGGARGIGYAAAERVIAGGGRVILWDIDGDAVADAAERLGPQASGRALDLTDETAVAEATEAATTGGRVDILVNNAGITGGNAKTWELEPEIWRKTVEVNLIAPYLTCRAVVPHMMANGYGRIVNVASIAGKEGNPNASHYSASKAGLIGLTKSLGKELAQSGVLVNCLTPAAARTPIFDQMSQEHIDFMLSKIPMGRFVEPAEVAAMIAWLASEDCSFTTGGVFDISGGRAVY comes from the coding sequence ATGAATAAAATCGACATGGACAACCGCGTCGCCGTGATCACCGGGGGCGCGCGCGGCATCGGCTACGCCGCAGCCGAGCGCGTCATCGCCGGCGGCGGCCGCGTCATCCTGTGGGACATCGACGGGGATGCCGTGGCCGACGCCGCCGAGCGGCTTGGGCCGCAGGCGTCGGGCCGTGCACTCGACCTGACCGACGAGACCGCCGTTGCCGAGGCCACTGAGGCGGCAACCACCGGCGGGCGCGTCGACATCCTGGTCAACAACGCCGGCATCACCGGCGGTAACGCCAAGACCTGGGAACTTGAGCCCGAGATCTGGCGCAAAACCGTCGAGGTCAATCTGATCGCGCCCTATCTCACCTGTCGGGCGGTCGTGCCGCACATGATGGCGAACGGCTATGGCCGCATCGTCAACGTCGCCTCGATCGCCGGCAAGGAGGGCAACCCGAACGCCTCGCACTATTCGGCCTCGAAGGCTGGGTTGATCGGGCTCACCAAGTCGCTCGGCAAGGAGTTGGCGCAGAGCGGCGTGCTGGTGAACTGCCTGACGCCTGCGGCGGCGCGCACGCCGATCTTCGATCAGATGAGCCAGGAGCATATCGACTTCATGCTCTCGAAGATCCCGATGGGCCGCTTCGTTGAGCCGGCCGAGGTGGCCGCCATGATCGCATGGCTCGCTTCTGAGGACTGCTCGTTCACCACCGGCGGCGTGTTTGACATCTCGGGCGGCCGCGCCGTCTACTGA